CGTTTCCGCTTTCGCTGTCGATCGCGAGGTATTCAAGAAAGTTTTTTAAGAGACGTTCTTTGTTTATCAAAAATTTCATCTTCTTTCACAGGTTTTTATCATTATACTTCCACCAGGGGTTATTTTCAGGCTATTATCGGCAAAATTATCCCGAGATGAACGATGCCGGGGGGCCGCAAGGGATCGCCTGACCCCTTATTTACATAAATAACCCCGCGCCGGGACCCAGCGGCAGGCCGAAGAACATCCAGACGACGAGCAGCAGCGACCAGCCGATGAGGAAGAATATCGAGTACGGCAGCATCGTCGAGATCAGCGTGCCGATGCCGGAGTTTTCGTCGTATTCCTTCGCAAAGACGATGATCATCGCGAAGTAGGACATCAGCGGCGTGATGATGTTCGTCGTCGAGTCGCCTATTCTGTAGGCGACCTGCGTCAGCTCCGGCGAGTAGCCGAGTAGCATGAACATCGGGATGAATACCGGCGCGAGGATGGTCCACTTCGCGGAGGCCGAACCCATGAAGAGGTTGATGAAGGCGCTGAAGAGGATGAAGAGGATCATCAGCGGGATGCCTCCGATGCCCGTCGATTCGATGACGTGCGCGCCTTTTAGGGCGATGATGGTGCCGAGGTGCGTGTAGCTGAAGTAGTTGATGAACTGCGCCGCCACGAATGAAAGGGCGATGTAGGCTCCCATCGAGGACATCGCCTTGCCCATCGCGCCGCAGACGTCTTTGTTGTCTTTGAATTTGCCGGAGGCATAGCCGAAGACCACCGAGGGAATGAGGAAGAAGAACATGATGAGCACGATGATGCTCTGCATGAGCGGCGCGCCGGCTATAAGGCTTCCGGTCTTGGGGTTGCGCATGAATGAGTCGGCGGGCAGGCATACGGCCACGACGATCAGGGTCATTACGAGCAGCGCGGCGTTCGCCATCCTAAGGGCTTTCCGCTCTTTTTCCGTGATCTGGTTCGATTCAAAGGCTCCCTCAAGAAATTTGCCGTTGTATTTGCCAAGGCGCGGCTCGACTATGTAGTCTGTGACGATCGTGCCGATGATCGTGATGAGGAATGTCGAAGCGATCATGAAGTACCAGTTGGAGGTCGGCTCGACGGAACGCGCCGCGTCAAGGATGTGTACGGCCTCCGTCGAGATGCCGGAGAGCAGCGGGTCGGTGGTGCCGATGACGAGGTTGGCGGAGAAGCCGCCCGAGACGCCGGCGAAGGCGGCGGCCAGGCCGGCCATTGGATGACGCCCGTAGGCCATGAACATCAGCGCCCCGATCGGGATGAGAACGACGTATCCGGCGTCGGAGGCTATGTTGGACATGATGCCGAGGAAGACGACGACGGGCGTGATGAGGCTGCGCGGCGTGACCGCCACCGTGCGCTTGAGGATCGTCGGGATGTAGCCGCTCGTCTCGGCGACGCCGACGCCGAGCATGGCGACGAGGACGACGCCCAGCGGGGCGAAGTTCGTAAAGTTCTTTACCGCCGAGGTGAGCATATAGACGACGCCCTCCTTGTTAAGCAGGCTTATCGCCTGGATCGTCTGCATCTCCACGGTATTTGTCGCGCGGTTGATAAGTTCGCCGGTCGCGGAGACGCCCATCGCCGCGAAGATCGCGGAGAGCGCCGCCGTCACGGCGGCAAAGATCGCAAAGAGCGCTATCGGATGCGGCAGTTTGTTGCCCACGCGCTCAACTCCATTGAGAAAACGGTCGAACAGAGAAACCCTCTTCTTTGTTTCGGCTGTCATTACAAAAATTCCTCCTGATAAAGATATTTATGAATAACTGCAAAGAACCCAGTTGATTCCGCCGTTGTTGGCGCTGCTCGTGTATATTTATTTGTAATAGCGCCAGTTGCTCGCCAAATAAAATAATTAAATATAACATACTTGAATATTTAAAAATTGTCAATAATTTTTTAAAACAAGCCAATATTATAAGGAGAAATGCTTCTAGTACAGTTATTAATAAATATCGTAAAAATAAACTTTACAACGCCTGCGAAACTGTTTAGAATACGTGACGAAAGCGGGAACGATTCCCGCGTGATTTATGGGGAGCCTGGATATTTCGGCTGAGAGGAGGCGCGGCCTCGACCCGATGAACCTGATGTGGGTAATGCCACCGTAGGGAGAATAGCTCGAATTCAGTGACGGCTGTCCTTCTTGGAGGGGCCGTCATTATTTTTAAGGAGTGTTTTTGATGAATGAGGAAAAGAGAACGACAACGGCAAACGCGCTGATTTGGTTCGGCGCGGCGGTCTCCATCGCGGAGATATACACGGGGACGCTGATGGCTCCGCTCGGGATGGCGCGCGGCATGGGCGCGGTGGTCGCCGGACACCTGATCGGCGGCTTTCTCATGTATCTCGCGGCGCTGATCGGCGGGCTTTCCGGGCGCGGCGCGATGGAGAGCGTCAAGCTTTCCTTCGGAGAGCAGGGGGCTAAGTTTTTCGCGGCGCTCAACGTGCTGCAGCTCGTAGGCTGGACCGCGGTGATGATCGCGGGCGGCGCGATCTCGCTCGGCCTTATCCTGAACCCGGTATTCGGCACGGACAACATGCTTTGGTGCGGCGTGATCGGCATCATGATCGCCGTCTGGATAT
The window above is part of the Cloacibacillus evryensis DSM 19522 genome. Proteins encoded here:
- a CDS encoding AbgT family transporter, translating into MTAETKKRVSLFDRFLNGVERVGNKLPHPIALFAIFAAVTAALSAIFAAMGVSATGELINRATNTVEMQTIQAISLLNKEGVVYMLTSAVKNFTNFAPLGVVLVAMLGVGVAETSGYIPTILKRTVAVTPRSLITPVVVFLGIMSNIASDAGYVVLIPIGALMFMAYGRHPMAGLAAAFAGVSGGFSANLVIGTTDPLLSGISTEAVHILDAARSVEPTSNWYFMIASTFLITIIGTIVTDYIVEPRLGKYNGKFLEGAFESNQITEKERKALRMANAALLVMTLIVVAVCLPADSFMRNPKTGSLIAGAPLMQSIIVLIMFFFLIPSVVFGYASGKFKDNKDVCGAMGKAMSSMGAYIALSFVAAQFINYFSYTHLGTIIALKGAHVIESTGIGGIPLMILFILFSAFINLFMGSASAKWTILAPVFIPMFMLLGYSPELTQVAYRIGDSTTNIITPLMSYFAMIIVFAKEYDENSGIGTLISTMLPYSIFFLIGWSLLLVVWMFFGLPLGPGAGLFM